Within the Planctomycetota bacterium genome, the region GGGGTCCCGCCGACCCCGACCGCCTGGTCCATCCGGCGCTGGTAACGCGTCGTGAGGTCGCGGAGCCTGCGTCGCTGCGCCATCCGCTGGACCGGGGACATGCGGTCGACGAGCAGGCGGCCGTCGAGATGGTCGAGTTCGTGCTGAACGGCGCGGGCGAGGAGTCCTTCGGCCTCGAGTTGCTGCGGCCGGCCGCTCGGGTCCTGATACCGGGCGACGATGCGGGCGAAGCGGCCCACTTTGACGTAGATGCCGGGGAAACTCAGGCATCCCTCGTCGGCCTCCTCCCAGCCCGCCGTCTCGACGATTTCGGGGTTCACGAGGACGGTTTCGCATCCGGGCTCGGCATCGGGGGCGATGACGACGAGGCGCTTCAGGGCGCCGACCTGGGGCCCCGCCAGGCCGAGGCCGTTGTTTTCGCGCATCACGCGGGTCATCTCGCGCACCAGCGCCGCCAGGGCCTCGTCGAAAACCTCGACCGGTTCCGAGCGCTCCCGAAGCGCCGGATCCGGGTACAGACGCAGTTCCATGTCGCCTCTCCTCGCCCGTTCGCCCTCCCCGCTGGCCCAGGGAGCCCGCAGTCCTTCATTATAGGTCCCTGCCGCGGGGGCTACAAGACCGCTTTTTGGTTGACATATCGGCCGACGGGCGTAGAGTAATCTTTTCCGGCACGGCTTGGGAATGAGCAAGGGCGGTCCCTTGGCCGGCGGACCCAAACGGAGGCCGTTTCTTTGGCTGAACCCCAGAAGAACGGGACAAAACCGAAGGCCGAAGGCTCGCCGACCGGCGCGCCCGACGCCCCGCCGGCCGACCAAGCGCCGACGGATATCATGGCGGCGGAGGTCCGGCGGCTGGCGGACGGCTGCTTCGACCGCGCCCAGCAGGCCACCGTCCGCAGCAACTTC harbors:
- the def gene encoding peptide deformylase, producing the protein MELRLYPDPALRERSEPVEVFDEALAALVREMTRVMRENNGLGLAGPQVGALKRLVVIAPDAEPGCETVLVNPEIVETAGWEEADEGCLSFPGIYVKVGRFARIVARYQDPSGRPQQLEAEGLLARAVQHELDHLDGRLLVDRMSPVQRMAQRRRLRDLTTRYQRRMDQAVGVGGTPEGTDAGSDAAD